The region GGCTGGCGTTGACATGAGGCATGAGATCAAGGCCCACCAAATCCAGCAAGCCGAACACGCCGGTCTTGGGGATGCCCATTGGCTTGCCGATGATCGCGTCCACATCCTCGACCGCCAGCCCGCGCTCGAAGGCCTCGACCACCGCCGCTTGGAGCCAGAACACGCCAAGCCGGTTGGCAATGAACCCGGGCCGGTCCTTGCAGGGCACGACGCTCTTGCCGAGGCGAACATCGGCAAAGCGCGAGACGGCCTCCACCGCCTCGGGCCGGGTGGCCGGACCGCTCACCACTTCCAAGAGGCGCATGTAGCGCGGCGGGTTAAAGAAGTGGGTGATCAGGAAGTCGCGGGCGAAGCTGGGGGGCAGGCCCTCGGTCAAGGTGGCGAGCGGCAGGGTCGAGGTATTGGACGACACCACCGAGCCCGGCTTGCGCACCGCTTCCAGGCGAGCATAGAGCGCCTGCTTGACATCCAGGCGTTCCACCACCGCCTCGACGATCCAATCAACGTCGGCCAACTGCTCCAGGTGGTCCTCGATGTTGCCCGGCGTGACCAAGGCAGCGGCGGCCTTGCTCATGAAGGGAGCCGGGTCGGCCTTTTGCATCCGGGCCAGCGCGCCCTCGGCCAGGGCGTTACGATTTTCCGCCCCGGGCGGCACGATATCGAGCAGCAGCACGGGCACGCCGGCGTTGGCGACATGGGCGGCGATCCCGGCCCCCATGACGCCGGCCCCCAAGACGGCAACCTTGCGGATGTCGCTCATCACATCGCCTCCAAGATGGTGGCGATGCCCTGGCCGCCGCCGATGCACTGGGTCGCCAGGGCGTAGCGACCCTTCTCGCGCTTGAGCAAGCTGGCCGCTTTGCCGACGATGCGCGCGCCGGTGGCGCCCAGGGGATGGCCCAGGGCAATGGCGCCGCCGTCCAGGTTCACCTGATCGGACGACAGCTTGAGATCGTGCATACAGGCCAGGGCCTGGCTGGCAAAAGCCTCGTTGAGTTCGACCACATCCAGGTCGGCAACACCGATCCCGGCCCGCTCCAGGGCCTTGCGGGTGGCGCCGACCGGGCCAATGCCCATGATCTCGGGGTCGCAGCCGCACACCGCCACCGCCTTGACCGCCGCCAAAATCTCCAGGCCATGCGTCCGGGCGTAGTCCTCGGAGCACACCAGAACGGCAGCCGCGCCGTCGGTCAGGGGCGAGGAGGTGCCGGCCGTCACCACGCCCTCGGCCTTGAAGGCGGGCTGCAAGCTGGCCAGTCCCTCCAAGGTGGTCTCGGGGCGCGGACAGCCATCGACCTCGACCCGTCCCTTGCGCCCGGTGATGGTCACGATCTCGTCGGCGAAGTTTCCGGCAGCGGCGGCAGCGCAGGCGCGCTGGTGCGAGCGCAGGGCAAAGGCCTCCTGGTCGGCGCGGGAGATGGACCAGCGCGCCGCCACCGCCTCGGCGGTATCGCCCATGCCCATGTAAGCGCTGGGCATCTGGGCGGCGAAAGCCGGATTGGGCAGGGGGTTGAAGCCCATCATGGGCACCCGGGTCATGCTCTCGACCCCAGCGCAGACAAATGCCTCGCCCGCGCCCAGCGCGATGGCGCCGGCCGCCACGTGAACCGAGGTCATGGACGAGCCGCAAAAACGGTTGAGGGTGGCGGCGCCCACACTCTGGGGCAGGCCGGCCATCAGGCCGACGAGACGCGCCACGTTGAGGCCTTGCTCGCCTTCGGGAAAGGCGCAGCCCAGCAACAGGTCTTCAATCGACGCCCCCGGCACGCCCAGGCGCTCGACCAGCCCCTTGACCACCTGAGCCGCCAGATCGTCCGGGCGCACCGAGGCCAGGGCCCCTTTCTTGGCGGGGGTAAACGGCGAGCGCACATACCCGGCGACAACCACCTTCGTCATCGAATCTTCTCCTGGGATAAGGGGAGAGGGAGGAAAGCCGTCTGGATCAAGGCCGCACACCCCGGGAGGCACGCGGGCGTCGGCCCTGGCTCCCCGGGCGCACAGCCCCGGGGCCAGAGGACGCAAGCCGCGATCACCGCCCCTCAGGTCTCGTCTTGAACCTCGGCCGGATCGATTTCCAGGCTCACCCCCTTGGCGCGCAGCGTGTCGAGACTGGCCCGCTCGATGTCGCGCAATTCGGTGAGACTGGTTTCCACGGTCTTGAGCTGGTCCTCCAGATGGGCGATGCGCCCCTGGACCTTGCTCACCAAAACCCGGAGTTGCTCGACCTGGGTCGTGTCCACGTCGTACAGGTCGAGGTACTCCTTGATGTCCTTCAACGAAAACCCCAGCCGCTTGCCTCGCAAGATCAAGATCATCCGCGCCCGGTCCCGATGGGAATAGACCCGGGTGGTCCCCACCCGCTGCGGCGCGATCAAGCCTTGATCCTCGTAAAAGCGGATCGTGCGCGGCGTGATATCGAGCGCCTTGGCCAACTCGGTAATCGAGTAGATCTTTTCCATGGTCGTCCATTTTCCCAGGGGCAACGAGATAACGTAAAGGGAA is a window of Pararhodospirillum photometricum DSM 122 DNA encoding:
- a CDS encoding thiolase family protein, translating into MTKVVVAGYVRSPFTPAKKGALASVRPDDLAAQVVKGLVERLGVPGASIEDLLLGCAFPEGEQGLNVARLVGLMAGLPQSVGAATLNRFCGSSMTSVHVAAGAIALGAGEAFVCAGVESMTRVPMMGFNPLPNPAFAAQMPSAYMGMGDTAEAVAARWSISRADQEAFALRSHQRACAAAAAGNFADEIVTITGRKGRVEVDGCPRPETTLEGLASLQPAFKAEGVVTAGTSSPLTDGAAAVLVCSEDYARTHGLEILAAVKAVAVCGCDPEIMGIGPVGATRKALERAGIGVADLDVVELNEAFASQALACMHDLKLSSDQVNLDGGAIALGHPLGATGARIVGKAASLLKREKGRYALATQCIGGGQGIATILEAM
- a CDS encoding MerR family transcriptional regulator — protein: MEKIYSITELAKALDITPRTIRFYEDQGLIAPQRVGTTRVYSHRDRARMILILRGKRLGFSLKDIKEYLDLYDVDTTQVEQLRVLVSKVQGRIAHLEDQLKTVETSLTELRDIERASLDTLRAKGVSLEIDPAEVQDET